tttttaaaaaatttttttttcaacgtttattatttttttggggacagagagagacagagcatgaacgggcgagggcagagagagagggagacacagaatcggaaacaggctccaggctctgagccatcagcccagagcctgacgcggggctcgaactccggaccgcgagatcgtgaacctggccgaagtcggacgcccaaccgactgcgccccccaggcgccccccatgtcTCCCATTCTTGGCCCTGAGGGCAGGTACTGAGGTTATCTCTGTCACCCAGGGCTTGGTCCGTAGCATCACCCAGCACATGGACACAAAGCAGGCATCCAGTGAAAGTTCTTTAAATATGCCCAATgtgacagaaggagaaagagggcagaaaaaaaaaaacaaaaacaaaaaacctgagctAGTGCCCTGAAACTGAACCAGTATTGCCCTACCCCTAAAAGTGTCaccaagaggagggagagggagtttTTTCCAGGCTACCCCTGGGAAGGGAGGTTTAAGCCTCCTCAGACCAGTTCTCACGGGTTGGAATTTGTCAACCAGTCATCCTGCTGCTTGCAGAAGCAATATATGATtggaatggaatttttttttttttttttttttttttttttggaggggaaggtgttgggtgggtaggtgggggaGGCTGTGAAGTGGGGTCAGAGGAGTGGGTCACTCAAACCTTCAAAAGGTGTCTCTGGGCAACATGGGCAGGGGACAGTAGATTCCAAAGAGGGACATGATTAGGAAGGGGTCATTCTCCCCCCCGCCCAATCCTGCCCCTCTTCCAGAGGCCCCATCTCAGAGTGGCCTCACTGTAACTCCATCTCTAGGTTCCAGTCCCATGAAGCCTGgatgcctctctcccctccatcaTGGACTGTCCAACTCCACTCACCTCCACTCTCTTGCCCCTGTCAAGGCCTCTGTCTTGGTGCCCTGAGGCTCTAGCCTCTACTCTTGCACGCCTCCGATCCACATTCACACAGCAGTCAAGGGCAGCTTTATAAACATAAACTTGACTgtgcccctctccacctctctcctgctcccctcctAGCACAGAACCTTAGAATGAAGCTCAAGCTTTTTACAATGATTCTGCACAATTTAGCTTCCATATAACAGCCTCTTGGGGCTGACCACTCCTCCCCTCCGAGCCAAGTATTATTAACTTGTTTGCTCCTGGAGCTGGCTTAGGTAGTTTCCCAAGCCCTCTGGACTTCCTCCTTCAGAGCCCTGGCCACTCTGGGTGGTCACTGTCACGGGCAAGGGTGTCTTCCTCACTGGACTGTGAGATCTGTGAAGGGAGGGTCACCCCCTGGGTCCTCATAGTCCTCACCTGGTCtccagcacagggccagatgaagaaatgaaggaaaatctTACACAGAGGCAGATAGAGACACCGAATCAGCCAGACAAAGCCAGACAGAGGAAGAGTCAGAGTCGGGTCTTCTAGAATAACGTGAAGCTCTGGGCTCAAGATTTATTGCTCCTTtcctctgttctccatttctcagAACGCCATCCTCCTGGATGCGGTCAGATCCCTAGTCGTACTGGTGGGAGGGGTAGGTACTGTGCCCGTCGTATTTATCAGTAGTGAGACAGCTCAGCATGAAGTGGCCCAGGTCGTGTTTGGAGATGACCCTTGAGGGGCCTCGTCCATCCAGGGTCACTGAGTAGGCCCCAGTCAGTGGCTGGTCTCCTGCAAGGTAAAGACACAGGAATGGGTGAAGCAGATGCCCCTTCCCTTCCTACAACACATGATCATTCCAGGGGCCTTATAGTGTGCCCAGCCCAGAGGGTATAGGAGTCAACCATGTAGGAAACCCTTCCCACGAGCAGGACTCTAATCTATACCCctaacttcattcattcaataaatccTTATCGAtggcctactatgtgtcaggtgctGGGCACCTAGCAAGGCAAAAAACAGACAAGAACCCTTGCCCTTTGCATGCAATCATTCCCTAGGAAAAGGCAACAGATAAGAAAGTCAAATAGACAATGTGTTACAGGGAGAAAAAAGCAGAGAATAGCCTAGGGGCTATTATTaactcttattttacagatgggcaaactgaaTCTGGGAGATTACTTTGAAGTTACTTCCCAGGGTTGCAAAGGGTGACTTCCGAGCAGGCAAAAGCTAGATTTGCTCTGGGTCCTTCCGTTTGGAGGCATAACTTGGCTGTTAGGAGGGCAATCTGTTGGCTGCATTATGACAGTGACCAACTTCACTTAGGGGTTGAATGCAGCTACCAGTGCAGGGACAGCCTGGAATCATGTGCAGTAAGAAACACACACCCTCACCCAAGTGGCATTCCTGCCAACAATGTTTCATCTGAGTCTGGGAGAAAACAAGCAGAGAAATCCAGAAGATGGGATATTTAGAAAGAGACCTGGCTGAGTCAATTTTAtgagacatatttttaatttttttaatgcgtatttatttttgagagagagagagagagagcaagtgggggaggagcagagacagagggagacaggatccgaagcgggctctgcgctgatagcacacagcttgatgtggggctcgaactcgtgaaccatatatatatatatatagagagagagagacagagggagagggagaggggaatcccaaccaggctctttgctgtcagcccagagcctgacatggggctcaatcccatgaatcgtgagaccaTGGGGAACCAAccaagcatcagatgcttaaccaactgagtcactcaggcacccctaaaaatttattttcaagtaacctctacacccaactggggctcaaacccacgaccccaagatcaagggtcacagctcttctgactgagccagccaggctcctccaatatttttaacaattggaaaattttaaatatggaatgGACCCTAAAATGATATGGTAGTGTTCATGTCCATTCCCTTCATGCAACAATGGTACTGTGGCTCATTCCCAAGATACCTGTTTTGGGGGGATGCCTATCAAGTTCTAGGAGTGAAATGTGATGATGTTTTCAACTTATTCTCAAATGGTTCATTTtcgccaaaaaaatttttttaaatatatatgtatttatatatatgcacaaatactataaaaaatacatactacACAGGTATTCACATATACACATTAGGTGCGTGCACAAAAGGTAAAGCAAGCAACAGATGTTATGAATCTAGGTGAAGGGTTTAGGGGTCTTCATAAATCTTAATGTCTTCAACTTTCTGGAGGTTTCGAAGTTTTTACACACagtacacaaaaaaaaaaaaaaaaaaaaaccaacaaaacctaCCTCAAAAAGGTATTCTGTGTTAAATAACGTTTAGGCATGATGTCTCTGGTTTCACTTCAAACCCCAGAGGTCAGGAAGTAAAATTATGAGCCctgtttcagagagaaaaaactgaggcacagaagccCCGGGCCTGAAGTCCACACAGTGCTGGGGCTGGATTTTCACCCAGTTCCTCCAGCATGAGCCCCCAGCGGCCAATTCAAAGCTTAGGATTCTGGTCCCCACAGGGCCCTGAACGGAACCTAAGCACTGAGCCTTATTTGAACCTCTAGAGGCGCACAGGCCTTCTCTTGTCAGGGATCCCAGGAGCCGAGGGCAAAGCAGAGCTGCTCTCGCAGCGAAACAGGCAAATGTGACGGCAGATACAAGTGCCCCAGCCTTTGGGCCTTGGTGTGTGTCCCGATCCCTCACGCCCAATCCTCCTTTGCCTGGCCGCTCACCGGCCTCTCCCTCGCTGCACGAAGCCATTCTCTTTAGAGAGTCAGTGCTCCATAAACACCTCCTcatgtctcccttctctgtgctttatACTTTCTTCAGTCACCACAGCATACCTAACAGTAATATTGAGTTTCCTGTCTCCCCTGCTAGAAAATGCAAACCTCATGAGAGCAGACTGGTGTCACCAGTGCCTGGAAGGGTACATTCTCCATAtgcaaaagacatttttgaatgaatgaatgaatgaatgaatgaattcattcattcattcattcattcctccctgtgtctggctctgttgTCTCTCCCAGGTGGATTCCGccctgggagaagaaaagagggtgTAGTTGTGGTTTACTGATTCTTTCCACAACGGCACCCTGAAATGTTGGTTCACCAGacagatatttactgaacatctacctTATGCAAGCCCTGTTCTGGGCACTAGGAACACAGCTGTGATCAAAACAAGACAAATCTGTGCCTTCAAAGAGTTGGCATTCTACAGACAGAGACACACGCTAAATAAGATAAAGAAAGGAgtggtgcctggtggcttagtcggttaagcatctgacttcagctcaggtcatgatctcattgttcgcattgggctctctgctgtcagcgcagagcacgcttcagagtctctgttcccctttctctgtacccctcccctgctcatgcgtgcgtgctctctctctcaagataaataaacattaaaaagaaagagagagaggggggtgcctgatgtttagttggttaagcgttcaacttcagctcaggtctcatggttggtgggttcgagccctacatctggctctctgtcagcgcagagccggcttcaattcttctctctctctgcccctctccccctctaaaataaataaacattaaaaaaaaatttttttaagataaggaaGGAACGATATGTGTGGTAAAAGGTAAATCCCCCTCCCTTGAATATGGGCTAGCCCCAGTAACTCACTTCTAATAATAATACTAAAGAGggctgggcacttgggtggctcagtaggttaaacttccgacttcagctcaggttttgatctcacagtctcgtgagttcgagccccgcgtcgggctctgtgctgacagctcagagccctggagcctgcctcagattctgtgtctccctctctgtctgcccctccctgcttgtgctctgtctctctcaaaaataaataaacttacaaaaaaaaatactaataaggGTTGTTCTACATTCTAATTTGGGGTGGTTGTCAAACGAGGTAATGGAAAAGGGTAAGCAGAAAGGAGATAAAATCAGCAGGAAAGAGGATAGAAAGTGCAGGGGAGGGTTGCAATTTTACAACTGGCCAGGGAAGGCCTGGCAGATCTCACCATCTGATGGGAGGGGAGAGGCGGGTGGCAACCCTGCCCCCAGGTCCCAGCCCCACTCACCTATGTGTGGCGGCATCACGGCCACGTACTTCAGGCCTGACTCCTGCAGCACCTTGTGCATCCGGATGTGGTCATCGGTCACATCCTGCAGTCTCGGGGGCACCTTGGTCGGTCCCATAGCAGGAAGGCTGGGGAGACACAAAGCAGGGTAAGCCAGGGCTTGAGGACAGCCTGGCCAGGCCCACAGCCCGCTGGTCATATGCCAGGACAAAACCCTGCAGGGGCTCCCCACTGCCTGCCAGTTGTCCCGGCTTCCCGTCTTTCTCACAGCCACGTAAGGGCTGACctcctctctccctacctcttccTGTCCGTTTACCTCCTGTCTGGGTCATGACAACAGCCTTCTCCTGTCTGCCTACCCCTGCCCCCTGCAAGCAGCCAGACAGGGCCGGTGCACCCCCAGAGGGTCATAGTTCATCTGTGGCTCACCTCATTCGGGGTAAAGCAGAGTCCTGTCAGAGCCCACCAGGCCCCACCAGACTGGCACCATTAGCCCCCTGACCTGAGCACCCAACACTCTCCCTTTCACTCACTCTGGCCCGCGCCACACTCCTGCCTCTGAGCCTTCGCAACTGCGgatccctctgccctccctcaggTCGCTTCCTTCCTGGGAGGATGAAGCACAGAGGCAAGGCGCGGAGACCGTGGAGACCGTCAGCCTGGTTTCACAGCCTGGTCTGCCAGCCCCAAGCTGTGTGACTGCGGTGCAGCCGGTGGGCCTCCCCGTGCCTCCACTCCCTTCCATACAAGGAGGCATACAAACCAGCTACtattaactgagcacctactatgtgccgctAGGAGTATAAATACGTCAGAATTTTGTGATGACCAGTGGCACTCATCCCTAAGGTACTCATATGGTGCTTAgcacacaggaggtgctcagtgaatgctgTTAGCATTCACTGCTCCCGTTATGCACCCTGTACCCTGTCTTTTGGATTATGCAAGGCAACCATTTGTTTCATGTCCTTCTCCTCATAAATTGGGAGCTCTGTGAAGGTAGAGACGTGGTGTGTGGATCACGGCTCTGTCATTTCCTATAGGagggtctccctgcccctctctcggGCTGGCTGGGTCAGGTGCCTCCTCTGGGCTTCCGTAGTCCTCTAGGCCTCTTCTGTTCTCGCCCTGACCCTCTGCCTGTGCCCCTTCATCTCGGCCCTGGCTACTCTGGCCTGTCCCACTGTGTGTGATGATGGGTCTGTTTACCACTTCCCTCCCATCCGTGAGACCCATGAGTACAGGGCCCAGGGCTGTATTGGtcaccactgtgtccccagcatcACCCGGCAAGGTTCGTGCACAtggttggtgctcaataaatgcacaGTAACTTGGGATGGCTCCAATGGCAACTTGCATTGGCTCCTTGCATTTGGATGGCTCCAAAGCTCCTTGGCTGCCTGTCCAGTACCTACCCCCCCACCCTTCAGCCCCATCCCTATGATCCCACCACCCACCCGAGGTGCAGGCCACGACCTTGTTCACACCATGGGCCTTCATGGCCGCCACAATGTTCCGGGCGCCCTCGGACATAACTGTAGTAGGACCTTAGAAAGGACAGAGAGTGGCTGTCACTAGcaggtggcggtggtggtgggggtggcaggggtggggccgggggcgggggtggcgctGGGGGCCGAGGTGCAGGGGTGGGCCGTGGGCAGAGAGGGGGCTCAGTACTGAGATCATTGCGGGTGCCCAGCAGCACGATGATGGCATCCTGCCCAGCCACGGTCTTGTCTACATCGGCCGCATGCAGAACGTCACCCACTACCACGTGGGCTGGCTGGGGCCCCTCTGGGGGCAGCCTGGAGGCATCCCGCACCAGCACTGTCACCTCATAACCTGTGGGCAAAGAAGGGCAGAGAAGCAGGTCAGTAGGCTTGTGGGCTGCCACTCCCAGGCTCCACGGGCTGGGTCCCGGAGGGTGCCACGAACCCCCAAATCCATCCCCCCAGGTCCCTTGTTATGGGGAAGTGGTcttcacacattttttaaagatttacttatttatatttatttttaattaaaaattttttaatgtttattcattttttgagagagagagagagagagaagacagagcgtgagtgggggaggggtagagagagagggagacagaatccaaaggaggctccaggctttgagctgtcagcacagagcccgacatggggcttgaacccatgaaccatgaggccatgacctgggccaaaatcagcacttaactgactgagccacctaggcaccccaaaggtttatttatttttgagagagagagagagagaaagagagagagcaagttgggaggggcagagagagagaggacagaggatccaaagcagtgctcagtgctgacagcagagagcccgatgcagggtttgaactcacgttCAGAACcgtgatatcacgacctgagctaaagtcagacgctcaacccactgagccacgcaggcacccagtctttaaatatttttgctggCATACTCACAGTTGACATTTAGCTGGTTGTTAAAATAGGACAATACCTTCATGCCCGTTTATAAATAACCTGCCCTGATGCCTCCAAGGGCCTCCCCCAGAACTGCCCAGACTTCTCCACCCTCCAGCAACTAAAGGGTTAAAGCCTGGCATCACACCGGTCTATGCCCCCCATCCATGGAGGAAAATGAGGTACAGAGGAAAACATGAGCTCCCCAAAGGTTGCCCAATGCTGGGATTGGTCCTCAGGCTTACTTCTGAAGGGCAGGGCCCTAAGTGGTCATTCAAGATTTGAACATCGTCTTGGTATGTCCAGTCCCAAAGAATTTTGAGTAACTGTGTCTCTACACATACACACCTATTTTAAAGTTCACAACCAacagtggctcggtcggttaagcatccaacttcagctcaggtcgtgatctcacagtttgtggattcaagccccgagtcaggctctgtgctgacaatgcgagcctggagcctgcttcagattttgtgtcttcctctctctctgcccctcccccgcgcgtgcgcgcgcgcgcgcccgcgcgcgcgctctctctctctctcaaaaaatcaataaacattaaaaaattttttttaaataaataagttcacAGCCAACATATTCTTCCTTTGTTCTAAACATGGCAGAGGATGTTAATGTTTGGGTGTATGgaaataatgatatttaaaaaattattaattgtgGCCtctgttatggactaaatgtttgtgcccTACCCCCCTAAATTCATATGCCAAAGCTCTAgcctccaatgtgatggtatttggagatggagcctttgggaggtaattaggttttgATGAGCTCATGAGGGTGGGGACCCCATGATGGGATTTGTGTCtttataagaggaagagagaccagagctCTCTGGCCACTATGTGAGGAtccagcaagaaggcagctgtctgcaacccaggaagagggccctcaccggAAGCCAAGTCTATTAATACCTTATCTTGGACTTTGGAGCCACcggaactatgagaaataaatacctATTGTACACCACCAGTCTATGGAATTTTGTCATAGCAACCCGAGCTGACTAAGACAGCTTCTAAACATCATTCTTGTGATAAAGGAACCAGAGCTCCTTAGAGAAAGGACAAGATGAGGCTGGAATGTCTTGTAGTGCTGGTAAGGCAATGCTTAAAGAATGATGAGGCTATATTGAAAGGACACAGAAGtcacttttataaatttatttttaagtttatttattgagggagagagagagacagagtgcgagcaggggaagggcagagagaaagggagacaaagaatccaaagtaggctccaagctctgagctgtgagcacagagcctgacatggggctcgaactcacgaaccacaagatcacgaactgagctgaagtcggacacttaaccaaccgagccaccgaGCCGCCCCtgaaaggacacagaagccactTGAAGGCGTTCTCATTGGAAAAATCAGGGACAATATGATTTGTCCAAAAGAATACTGacaaagagggatgcctgggtggctcagtcagttaagcatccagcttctgctcagttcatgatctcacagttggtgagctcgAGGCCTGCATCAGGTGAGTTTGTGCCCCgctcgggctccacgctgacagtggggagccttcgtgggattctctgccccttgctcactcatgctctctctctcaaaaataaataaataaaatttaaaaaatggttaagttggtaaataaaaaaattgacaaaaaattTACAcatcaagtatttaaaaatctgtgagtTCAGAATGGTACTAACAAAGAAACCTCATTAGTCATCACCAACAGCTACCAGAGGGTTAGTTCATTGTccagaaaatgataaaagaaaaggaaaaacaacaagcAAAATTGTTCCATTTCTCTTGACAGCTGTCATGTATTTCAAAAACAAGTGATGGGAGATTTGAACACTCTGGGGcaatgatgatgacaataatgataaacagtgcacctgggtggtggctcagtccgttaggcgtccgacttcagctcaggtcatgatctcacggctggtgagttcgagccccgagtcgggctctgtgctgacatcacagagcctggagcctgcttcggattcggtgtctccctctctctctgtctctccccgctcgtgctctgtctctctctcagaaataaataaatattaaaaaaattgttttggggcgcctgggtggctcagtcggttaagcggccgacttcggctcaggtcatgatctcgcggtccgtgagttcgagccccgtgttgggctctgcgctgacagctcggagcctggaggctgctttggattctgtgtcccctctctctgaccctcccccgctcatgctctgtctctctcgtctcaaaaataaataaacgttaaaaaaaaattaaaaaaaattgttttaagaaaataataaataaaatttatgcaaTACTCACTACATGTGTTTGACATATGTTTTACTCATTTAATGCTCAAAGTAACCCTGGGTTTGAATTGCAGCCACACCACCAGCTAGCTGTGTGATAATGGGCCAGTCACATAATCTCTCTTGGCCTTAGGGCCTTCATCTATAAGGCGACACTGATAATAGTCTCTACCTCATAGGGTTAATGTAGGTTTAAATAATACATCTAAAGGTTTAATGTagtcagttgatttttgacaatgaTGCCCAGACAATTCtgtggggaaagaatagtcttttcaacaaacggtaCTGGGataactggacatccacatgtgAAATAATGAAGtcggatccctacctcacactgtATAtgaaaactaactcaaaatgatcaaagacctaaatgttagagctgaaactattaaaaaatcttagaggggcacgtgggtggctcagtcggttgggcgtccgacttcggctcaggtcatggtctcatgatttgtgagtttgagccccaagtcgggctgtgtgctgacagctcggagcctggagcctgcttcagattctgtgtctccccctttctctgcccccgccatgctcatgcgctctctctctctctctctttcaaaaataaatacacataaaaaaataaaaataaataaataaacaatcttAGGAAAAAACAGGTATacatctttgtgactttggattaggCAACAGTTTCTTAGCCATGATATCGAAAACACAAGCAGcaaaagcctggagcctgcttcaggttctgtctctctctctctctctctctctctctctcaaaaataaacattaaaaaaaaaagtgaaaagagaatcAATAGAATGGGAGGAAActtttgcaaatcatacatctgataaagggcttgTATTTAGAATACATAAAGGACTCCTACAACTcgataataaaaagataaaacccaattaaaaattgggcaaaacatatgaacagagacttctccaaggaagatacacACGTGGCccataaatacatgaaaagatcctcagcATCATCagtcatcggggaaatgcaaatcaaaaccacaaagagatacaacgtcacacccactagaatggctatgataaaaaagacattaaatgCTGGTACACATGTGGAGAAGCTGAAAGTCTCATACGCTACTGATGGGTGTGCTGAATGGTGCAGCTATGCTTTGGAAAACATTCTGGTAGTTAGTTCCTCAAAAGGATAAACATGAAGTTAGCATATGACTCAGCctttccactcctaggtatatgtcCAAGGGAAATGAAGACACATGTTCATACAAAACTTGCACATGATTCCATCgaggcattattcataatagccccaaatggaaacaaccaagacGTCCTCCATGGACTGcatggataaaatgaaaatgaacccGGTCTACCCATCCAATGTACATAATAGCACtgggcaataaaaaaagaaaatgacaggggcgcctgggtggcgcagtcggttaagcgtccgacttcagccaggtcacgatctcgcggtccgtgagttcgagccccgcgtcgggctctgggctgatggctcggagcctggagcctgtttccgattctgtgtctccctctctctctgcccctcccccgttcatgctctgtctctctctgtcccaaaataaataaacgctgaaaaaaaaaaaattaaaaaaaaaaaaaaaaaaaaaagaaaatgacagactGATACGTGCTCCAACACGGACCCCTTGAAACAATGTTtcttgctaagtgaaagaagccggtGGAAGCCAGTGACAAAGAACAACGTGATGTACGATTCCATTTACACGAAATGTCTGGAACAGGCAAATAGGTacaaagagaaaggagatgagCGGTTGTAGACAGCTGGGGGAGGGGTTAAGAAGGAAACGGAGGGGGTGACTCCtagggatttctttttggggtgatgaaaatgttctaaattaatTGCGATGGTGTTTGCACGTTCTGTGAATAGGCCGAAAGCACTAAGTTGTGTACTTTGAGTGGGTGAATTATATGGCATGTGAATTAAATCTTAATAAAGgtgttttaaaaagcacagaactggggcgcctgggtggcgcagtcggttaagcgtccgacttcagccaggtcacgatctcgcggtccgtgagttcgagccccgcgtcaggctctgggctgatggctcggagcctggagcctgtttccgattctgtgtctcctctctctctgcccctcccccgttcatgctctgtctctctctgtcccaacaataaataaaaaaagttgaaaaaaaaaattaaaaaaaaaaaaaaaaaaaaaagcacagaactgaaacaaacaaatgaaaagttgagggggtgcctggcacagaaaggGGCCGTATGTGGGGCTGGCTGTTACTATACTTTTTAATCATCTCACAAGGTTATTTCCTGTCCTGGTTTAGTCCTCCCTGGGCTCCCGGCCCCTATCTCACCCCCTCCCATCCATACTCCACATGGCAGTCAGACAGAGCTTTCCACAGTTTTACTGGAGTGCCCTCCAGCTCATATCCCTCCCATGATCCCCTCAGTGCCTGGACATAAAGTCTATGCTCCTCATGACAGCCTTCCAGTCCCTCGGGGTCTGGCCTCCCCTCTCCAGCCTGTGCTGAAGCCACTACCCTCTTAACTCACTGTACTTTTTAAGTTCTTCAAATGCATCATGGTTTCCTGCCTcctggcctttgcacatgctgttcctcaGCCAGAAGCCCTTGATCCTTTCCCCAAGCCCCCAGCTGCTTGTGTTTCCTCTGTCACTGTCTTACTTATGCTGCCCTAGAGTAAATAATGGCCCTGCAGTTCCAGGGACGTTGTCATATTCGTCACCATCTCCCTGATGTTTATAAACACAAAAGCACAGGGGTGGataacacacataaacacaaagcACAGGCTTTACTGCCCCATGGACCTGGGTTCAAACTCCAGCTCTACCAGTAAGTGGCTGAGGAACCACAGGGAACACGCTCCCTGGTTGGACCCCAGTCTCCTCTCTAAAGTGAAAATGAGAATTCCCAGTGTCCCCATCCTGCGTGACCACCTTTCAGAAGGGAATGGCTGTCTTCACACACATCAGGGAGCAGTGGAAACTTTCAGGGTGCCAGTGTGAGCATCGGTTAACTACCAATGGTTACAACGGACCCTAGTAAATTGTGAGCACTCTGAGGGAGAAAAATGTTCTCATGGAGAGTGAGAGCTCTGACACGTGCTCAGTACAAGGGTGCCCATTAGTGTTATATTATTGCTGATTAAtgacatttattgagaacctcTTATAT
The Lynx canadensis isolate LIC74 chromosome E2, mLynCan4.pri.v2, whole genome shotgun sequence genome window above contains:
- the BLVRB gene encoding LOW QUALITY PROTEIN: flavin reductase (NADPH) (The sequence of the model RefSeq protein was modified relative to this genomic sequence to represent the inferred CDS: inserted 1 base in 1 codon), whose amino-acid sequence is MEVKKIAIFGATGRTGLTTLAQAVEAGYEVTVLVRDASRLPPEGPQPAHVVVGDVLHAADVDKTVAGQDAIIVLLGTRNDLSPTTVMSEGARNIVAAMKAHGVNKVVACTSAFLLWXPTKVPPRLQDVTDDHIRMHKVLQESGLKYVAVMPPHIGDQPLTGAYSVTLDGRGPSRVISKHDLGHFMLSCLTTDKYDGHSTYPSHQYD